In Natronoarchaeum mannanilyticum, the genomic window CTCTTCCAGTCCCTCGATGGCGAGATCGAGGTTGATGCTCAGATCGTACGTGTTCGTCATACCCTTCCCCCGTCCGCGACCGTGTCGGTTCTTCACTAAGATGTTGGAGTGGGCGAGGTCGTTCAGCTTCTCGCGGAACGTGTTCTGGGAGTTCTTCTCGAGATCGATCTGGTTGCAGATACGGCAGTACCGTCTGTATAGATCAGTCGTACCAGCGGGTGTTTCGTCTTCGGAAGCGGCGTTTGCGACGGCGATCAACGCAACCTTCCGTTGGATCGTCTCAGAGACGATGCCCTGTTTGGTCGCCTGGGTCTCGATGCGGCTCTTGGCTGACCGTACGTGCTCCTCCACGATCTGGTCGGCTTCTTCTTCGAGAGCGAGATCGCAGGCGTACCGAAGGAGACGAATCGCTTGTCTGGCGTCACCGGTGTCCTGAGCGGATAGAGCGGCTGTCAGGGGGATCACCTCGTTAGTGAGTACGTCGCTATCGAGATTCTGGTAAACCTCTTCGTCGCCGTCGAAGTAGGTCTCGTTGAGCGCTTCGACCGTGCGACGCGCCAGAATATTCTGGAGATCGCCGGCAGTGTACGGCGAGAAGTGGATCTCGCGCTCGCCGAGGGTGGATCGAACGTCGGCGTCGAGGTTGGATCGGAACTGGAGATCGTTCGTGATGCCGATCAGACTGAGCTTCGCGTGCTCGAACTCCGCCCGCGATAGCTCGTAGAGCACGTAGTCGTCGTCCCCGATCGCGTCGACCTCGTCGAGGACCAGGATGATCGTCCCGCCGATCTTCTCGAGTTCCTCGAGAACCATCTCGACGAGCGTCTTCCGCTGGTAACCCATTGGTTTATCCTCGCCAGGACCGCGACGGACCTCTCGAATGTCCTTCACCAGTTGACGAAGAACGTGATACGAACTATCGCACCCCTTGCAACGAACGTGTACAGTAGTCAGATCGACGTCGTTCTCTTCCGCCCAGTTCTCGAGCTGCGCCGTTTTGAGCTCTACGCCGACGGTCTTCCCCTGTCCGGTCGGGCCGTAAATGAGACAGTTGTGCGGGGTACCGCCCATCGTGACGGGCCGAAGTGCCATGTGAAGCTCGCTAAGCTCATCCTCCCGTTCGGGGAGCTCAGTGGGTCGATAGGTCTGGGGGTCGGGCTTGAGGACATCGATGTCGTCGACGATTGTAGTCGGAGCCTCAAACGATTCCATACTCGACACATATCGCGTTGATTCTTAAAACCCCCTGCCATAGTGAACAGAGTGACGGGGGGCCTCCCATAGTGTAAACGTCGGTATTCCAACTGGCCAGTGGTTCGTCTGATCCGGGGCGGGGGGAGGGGGTGCCAGAGTGTAAGTGCGAACAGACAGTGGGGCGACGAGGAGAACAGCAGTGCGTTTTAACTTAAATGCCCGTGTCTCCTTCCTTCCAGACCTCCCGAACTATTTCTAGATGCTGCTGATAATCCTTGTATTAGTGCATTTTATCGCCGTTCGCTGTTCTTCGAAGCTGTACTACTACTAGCATAAACAGTAAAATATATAATAACGCGGATGGGTCAGGGAGACCGCAATCGAACACGTGGTTGAAGCATTCGGGCTATACGAGTGCTCTCGGCGCTCTGCACGGCCGATAGCTGCTTCTCACAAATACGACCTGCAGTTCGAGTGGATCGGGGGTGGACCCGTCCTCTGAGGAGTTTACACTCTGGACCCCCCTCCCCCACCCTGCCGAGAATCCAACTGAGACGAGACCAGCAGGGCCAGTGCGATTTGTGTCGACCAGATATCACCGATCTCCTTCCGAATTGGCTCTATCACAGAAAGCACTGGAAATGCGGGGTGGGGGTGTAGTCCGTCAGCGACCACTGCCACTGACCGCTAGCTACTGATCCGGTAGCGCCGGGTTCCGAAACACGTCGACGCTCGTCGCGTCGTCCTCGACGAGCGCGGTGACGAAGTTCGTCGTGTCGATCTTGTCGGCCAGCAGCTGCCGACGGCGCTCGGCCCAGTCCTCGTCGCCGTCGAGGATCGAGACAGCCTTCTGGATCGCCCGTTCGTGGCGGCGTCCGTCGGCGTAGCTGAACACCAGCCCGTACTCGTCGCGCAGCTCGCGGACGTTCCCCATCCCCTCGATCGTCGAGACGAGGATCGCCGGCGTCCCCAGCACCGCGCTCTCGGTCGCCATCGTCGCGCTTTCGCCGACGAAGAGGTCCGCGCGGTACAGCAGGTCGTGGATCCGCTCGGGAGCGACCGACAGCTCGCGATCCTCGAGTTCCGGCGGGAGATCGCCCTCGGCCGTGATGATCACCCGCGCACCTTCGGCTTCGAGCCGCTCGACCGCGTCGGCGATGTCGTCGATCCCCTCGTCGCCGATGTCGTGGGCGGCCTCCCAGGAGACCAGCCGCATGACGACGAGCTGCTCGTCCGGCGCGAGCCCGATCTCCTCGGCGATCGCGGGGTCCGGCTCGAATCGGTCGGGATGGAGGTAGGCGAGCTCGTGGTAGCCGGGGTACTTGACGTGGTTCTCGCCGATGTCGTCCTGGTAGAACTCCGGACTACAGACCCGGTCGGCCATCGGGTAGACAAAGCGCTTCCGGTACGTCGCGTGCTCGGTATCGGTGAAGACGATGTCTCGGCAGCCCAGCGCCGCGGAGACGTGGACGACGCCTGGTTCGCCGATGGCCATCATCACGTCGGGGCCGATCTTGCGCGCGCGGCGGAACAGTCGCCACTCGTAGGCCAGCTGGATGGCCGCTTTCCCTGGGAGATTCGACGCCCGTCCGGCGATGACCTCGTGGTCGATCCCGTAGGCCTCCAGCAGGTCGATCGCGATGTCCTTCTCGCGTGCGAACACGTGGACGTCGTGGCCCCGATGCTCTAGCTCCTCGATCGCGTTCCGGAAGAAGTGGACGTGAGCGGGGTGCTGGATCGTGACGATCACGTCCATCGACTCGGGTGTGTCCGCGCCGGCGCCGGTGTCGACGCCGGTCTGCGTTCGGGAACCCGCCCCGCCGCGGTCGCCGCCGTCGCGATCGCCGTGACGTTGTCCGACCATGATCAGGCGACGACGTTGATGCCGCGCTTGGCGACGTTGATCGCGTAGTCCTTGGCCGATTCGATCGCCCACTCTCCGGGCGTTCGTGCCCACCGATTCGGATGGGTGAGCGCGCAGAGCCGGTCGACCTCGTCCGATCGCAACAGCGCCGCCAGCTCCTCGGTCGTATCGACCTGGATCCGCTTGTCGCCCTCGCCCATCGTGTGGTCCTTGATCTTCAGCGCGCCGTCCCGCCAGGTTCGACCCGTGTCGGAGAAGTACGTCACGTCCTCGAAGTCCATCGAGAGGTACGCCTCGCCGAGCAGGCCGTAGGTGTCGAACGTCGGCGTCCCGCCGTGTTCGTCGGATGCGACGACGCCGCTCGTCGTTCCTGATTTGCTCTCGGTCGTCCCCGCGTCGCCTCCCGCCGCCTTCGCCTTGCCGGTCAGTCCCCCGCCGTCCGTCGCCGCTCCAGCAGCGGCGGCCTCACTGTCCCCGCCCCCGGCGTCCCACATGTCCCGGTTGTCGTGGGCGGTCAGCGGGTTGCCGTGCATACATACTGTGTCGACCGACACGAGCGCCCGCATCCGGGCGAGCTCGGCGCTGAAGGACTCGTGTGCGGCGGCGACGTCGCCGTCGGCCCGGTCCATGTCCTCGTAGTGGTAGCCGACCTCGTGGCCCAGTTCCTCGATCCGACGGATCAGCCCCGGCCGGAACGTCTTGTCGATCGTCCGGACGTAGTAGGTGCTCGGGACGCCCCGCGCCGCCTCCAGGCGAGCCATCGCCAGAGCGTTCTCGGGCTTCCGGTCGACGTCGTGCCGGAGGATGACGAACTGGCCGGGGAGCTCCTCGTTGTCCGTCGCGAGGTACTCCCGTACCGTGAGGAACTCGTACTCCGACTCGAGGCCGGCGTCGAGGAGCTCCCCGTAGGTTTCGAAGGTGAAATCGCGGTTCATTTCGATCGTTGTTGGATCGAAGCGGCGTTCGGTGTTAGTAATCGGAGTCCTATTCGGGCGTCACGGGGAGTAAACGGCTGTTAGGCGAGAGAGTGCGGTGCTTACTCACCGAATCGGTTGTATTCTATTCACTCTGCTCTCCCACCCCACGATTTCATGTGTTCTTCGTCTCAGAACCTAGTTCGATCTGCTGGAACAAATCATCCGGCAATATAATCCTGTATGGTTGGTGGCTCTCTAGTGTGCGGATGTGGTTTGGTACCACTGGACATAATGTTTTCGCTGTAAAATTACTGATCTGCGAGAAGCCATCCGACTTCTACGAAACACATGAAGTCGTGGGGTGGTGGTGTGGGAACAAAAGAAACAAATGAAGCGGGTGGTTTTATAACTCCCGACACACAAGATGTCTCGATATGGATGACTTCGGCCACCTGACTCCGGAAGACGAGATCTTCCTCGATGAGGATGTCCTACGGGACGAATACGATCCTGATAGAATCCTAGAACGGAGTGACAAACTCAACGAGTACCTGAAAATGTTCAAGGAGGTCGTTCGAGGGAAACGACCGCGAAACGTGTTCGTCTACGGGCCGACTGGCGTCGGAAAGACGGTCGGAACGAAGGTTGTCTTAGATCGTCTCACAGAGGATGCAGAGGAGATCGATCAGGTTAGCGTTGAGGCCGTCCATCTGGAGTGCAAGGATCTGAACACTTCGTATCAGGTGGCAGCAAATCTCGTGAACAAGCTCCGCGTGAATACAGGACGGAGCACAATCAGTACGACGGGATATCCGGAGGGCGAAATCTATCGAATGCTCTTCCAGGAACTCCGTGAGGCTGACGACACCCACGTCATTATCGCTCTAGACGAAATCGATAACATCGGTTCCGACGACAATATTCTGTATAAACTCCCCCGATGTAACAACACGAACTCGGCACAATATGTTGATCCCGAGGACACGAAAGTCGGTGTGGTCGGAATAACGAACGACGGGACGTTTCGTGACCGTCTTGATCCGCGAGCTCAGTCTACGCTCTGCGATCACGAGATTCACTTCCCCCCGTACGACGCCAACGAACTCCGAACTATTCTAAATGACCGCGCGGGTGATGCGTTTAAACCAGGCGTTTTGGAAGACGATGTCGTTCCACTCGTTGCGGCTTTTGCGGCACAACGATCGGGATACGCTCGGACTGCTCTCGAACTTCTATACGCTTCCGGAAAAAGAGCCAGCGATGAGGGTGCCAGTAGCGTCACTGAAGAACACGTACGCAATGCCGAATCCCGCCTCCAACAAGGCGCTGTTGTAACCGAAATAAACGGGCTTTCACCGCAAGGGAAGTTGATCACGTACACGCTGGTTTTGATGGACGATAGAAATGAGCTCCCTGCGCGGATGGATAAGCTCTATGCGCGGTACAAAGACATGGCCAGGAGGATGGATGTAGATACGATCACGCCACGAAGCGTCCACAATATTCTAAATGACTTAATGATGAACGGCATCGTCACGAGTAAGGAAATCAATAAAGGCAGATCTGGCGGCAGACACTATCAGTACGAACTTGGGACGGAATATGACCTCGTCGCTGAGGGACTACAGGGTGATTCTGATATTGAGGATATCGACGACGGACTACTCTGATCTAATACCAGATGGCCGTCTCGGAGTTTGAACCTATTTTCGGCTTCTCTACATATTCCCCTTGATGTGTTTTCCTGCTTCACGAGGTCGTTATGAGCTAATACTCGGGTTTGGAGCTTTGCAGAACACATGAAGTAGTGGGGGTGACGTCCTCTTGATTTGACGTGTCTAAAGACTCCGGAAACGGTGGTGTGTCTGTGTGGCGCCGTAACTGCCGAGCAATCTCATCTGTATTATCAACACTCCCCGGATTGTATGTGTTTTCCGGCTTCATGTGATCTTCAGCGGCCGATAAACGGACTTGAGTTTTGAAGAACACTTGAAGTAGTGGGGTGCAACGCCTCTCAACGTGTACTCTGGACGTGATCTTTACCACACCCCAATTTGCAAGTGTTTAACGGCGTTAGAGGCGATATTGCGCCATATTTCAGCGGTTTCATAACACTTGTAACGAGGGTGTGTTCACCTGAAGACTCCGGAAACGGTGGTGTGTCTGTGTGGGTGTCGTAACTACCAAGAAATCTAATCCGCGCTCACGACACCCCTGGGTGCGTCCGGATAAATCTGCTGTACTGCGTCGGCACGGCCCGCCAAAACGAATTGCGGAAACGGGGGTTGTGACGTGAATCGAGAAGCGGAAGGGGCGGGATTTGAACTCGGGAAGACGGTCGCCTCGCTTCGCTCGGCGCTGCGACTTCCCTGCTCAAATCCCTTCGTCGACCGCTCACCAGAACAGCAGTTGCTCGGCGATGGAACGCCTCGCAGAATAGTTCTGGTGAGCGGAAGGGGCGGGATTTGAACCACGCGAAGCCGTGAGGCTCCCACCCGAAGGTGGTGCTCTGCCACTGAGCTACCCTTCCAAAGAGTGTGGGGTCAGCGGTGCAGTGGGCCAGGGGCACTGACGCCAACAGTTCGTAGGCCGGCTCTCCCTATTGTTATAGGGCGTATACCTGGGTAGTAATCGGCAATTACCGGCTGATTGAACGAAACAACCTGGACGGAACACCGGACCGATCGATACCCGAACCGGGCTACTCGAAGTCGCGCTCCTCGAGCTCTTCGTTCGCCTGCATGTCGAAGATCATCGCGAGCACGAGCGACAGCGCGCCGAGCAGCACGATCGGCAGGCCGCTCGACCGCGATTCGTCGTCCCCCCCGGACGCGACGTTGCGCAGCGAACGAACGATCCCGGCGAGGCTGCCGGCGGCGCCGAGCGCGTACAGGAACACGAGCGGGTTGAAGTCCCGCGCGAGGTACTTCACGCGGAGGCGCCAGATGAAGTTCGAGAGCAGCATGCCCGACACCTTCGGGATGTACTCGCGGTAACTGATGTGGCTCTCCTCGTCGTCGTACCGGCTCGGCACCGGCACGTCGGCCACGCGCAGCTCGTAGGCGTTGAGCTTGACCATGAGGTCGTTGCAGTAGCCGTAGTACTCGTACATGTCCTCGATCGGCGCCGCCTCCAGGGCGTCCAGCGAGATCGCGGTGTAGCCGTTCTGGGGGTCGCCGAGCTTCCAGTAGCCGCTGGCGATCTTGGTCAGCACCGAGAGAATGCCGTTGCCGATCAGCCGGAACGTCGGCATCTCCTCGCGGTCTTCGGCGTCGAGCAGCCGGTTGCCCTTGACGTAGTCCGCCCGGTCCTCGACGATCGGATCGAGCAGTCGGTCGAGCAGTTCGGGGTCCATCTGGCCGTCGCCGCCCATCACCGCAGTGATCTCGATCTCGTCCTCGCGAGCGCGTTCGTAACCGGTCTTGATCGCGCCGCCGACGCCGCGGTTCTCCTCGTGCTGGATCGGAACGACGCGGCGGTCGGTCTGGACGCCGCCGTCCGCCACCGCGACCGACGCCGACTCGTTGACCCGGCGGGCGTGCCGGCGGATCTCCTCCCAGGTGCCGTCGGTCGAGCAGTCGTCGACGACGTACACCCGGTCGGCGTAGTCGGGGACCGTCTCGATCACGTCCCCGACGAACCCCTCCTCGTTGTACGCCGGGATGACGATCGCGACGCTACGCCCGCGGTACATTGTCGGCCCTCCCCGGCGTCGATAGCCCGGTTCGTTCCGCGCCGCGAACAGTCACTGGCAAAAAGTGCTCCATTGGCTCGTCAGGACAGAAGCGGGAGCGCCCCATTGTTATTGGTCGCTTGTCCCCGTGACGGGGGCTGAACGACCGCTGACACCCCGTCTGCGGTCGGTAGCTGCCGAGACTCGTTGGTCGCTCGGCCGCGCTGCGTTCCCGCGAGCAGTCTCGCGATATCGCCGTCTGATGCTACGGGACGCGCCCGAATCAAACGCCCCCTAGCGGTCCTCTCACTGTTTTGGACGCTCCATTACTAAGCCCGCAACTTCGGTAAGCATCGGCAACGTCGCCGTGCGGTTCGGTGGCGATGGACTGAATCATGCGAAACAGCACCACGGCTGCGGTACTGTGTATAGTCTGCGCGCTCGCTCTGAGCGCCGGTAGCGTCGCCGCCCTCCCCGCGGCGGACGGCGCTACCCCCTCCACAGCGGTCGGCGCTACGCCCCCCACACTGGACGGCGCCGACGCC contains:
- a CDS encoding Cdc6/Cdc18 family protein, with protein sequence MESFEAPTTIVDDIDVLKPDPQTYRPTELPEREDELSELHMALRPVTMGGTPHNCLIYGPTGQGKTVGVELKTAQLENWAEENDVDLTTVHVRCKGCDSSYHVLRQLVKDIREVRRGPGEDKPMGYQRKTLVEMVLEELEKIGGTIILVLDEVDAIGDDDYVLYELSRAEFEHAKLSLIGITNDLQFRSNLDADVRSTLGEREIHFSPYTAGDLQNILARRTVEALNETYFDGDEEVYQNLDSDVLTNEVIPLTAALSAQDTGDARQAIRLLRYACDLALEEEADQIVEEHVRSAKSRIETQATKQGIVSETIQRKVALIAVANAASEDETPAGTTDLYRRYCRICNQIDLEKNSQNTFREKLNDLAHSNILVKNRHGRGRGKGMTNTYDLSINLDLAIEGLEE
- a CDS encoding orc1/cdc6 family replication initiation protein, producing the protein MDDFGHLTPEDEIFLDEDVLRDEYDPDRILERSDKLNEYLKMFKEVVRGKRPRNVFVYGPTGVGKTVGTKVVLDRLTEDAEEIDQVSVEAVHLECKDLNTSYQVAANLVNKLRVNTGRSTISTTGYPEGEIYRMLFQELREADDTHVIIALDEIDNIGSDDNILYKLPRCNNTNSAQYVDPEDTKVGVVGITNDGTFRDRLDPRAQSTLCDHEIHFPPYDANELRTILNDRAGDAFKPGVLEDDVVPLVAAFAAQRSGYARTALELLYASGKRASDEGASSVTEEHVRNAESRLQQGAVVTEINGLSPQGKLITYTLVLMDDRNELPARMDKLYARYKDMARRMDVDTITPRSVHNILNDLMMNGIVTSKEINKGRSGGRHYQYELGTEYDLVAEGLQGDSDIEDIDDGLL
- a CDS encoding glycosyltransferase family 2 protein, which codes for MYRGRSVAIVIPAYNEEGFVGDVIETVPDYADRVYVVDDCSTDGTWEEIRRHARRVNESASVAVADGGVQTDRRVVPIQHEENRGVGGAIKTGYERAREDEIEITAVMGGDGQMDPELLDRLLDPIVEDRADYVKGNRLLDAEDREEMPTFRLIGNGILSVLTKIASGYWKLGDPQNGYTAISLDALEAAPIEDMYEYYGYCNDLMVKLNAYELRVADVPVPSRYDDEESHISYREYIPKVSGMLLSNFIWRLRVKYLARDFNPLVFLYALGAAGSLAGIVRSLRNVASGGDDESRSSGLPIVLLGALSLVLAMIFDMQANEELEERDFE
- a CDS encoding DUF354 domain-containing protein; the encoded protein is MDVIVTIQHPAHVHFFRNAIEELEHRGHDVHVFAREKDIAIDLLEAYGIDHEVIAGRASNLPGKAAIQLAYEWRLFRRARKIGPDVMMAIGEPGVVHVSAALGCRDIVFTDTEHATYRKRFVYPMADRVCSPEFYQDDIGENHVKYPGYHELAYLHPDRFEPDPAIAEEIGLAPDEQLVVMRLVSWEAAHDIGDEGIDDIADAVERLEAEGARVIITAEGDLPPELEDRELSVAPERIHDLLYRADLFVGESATMATESAVLGTPAILVSTIEGMGNVRELRDEYGLVFSYADGRRHERAIQKAVSILDGDEDWAERRRQLLADKIDTTNFVTALVEDDATSVDVFRNPALPDQ